The Panicum hallii strain FIL2 chromosome 9, PHallii_v3.1, whole genome shotgun sequence genome has a window encoding:
- the LOC112876592 gene encoding F-box/kelch-repeat protein At1g22040-like, whose protein sequence is MGAFLSSQASKNQPREHGEAPGPESSKKLRLSSIPPYGHDHPRLIPGLPDEISLQILARMPRIGYLKAKMVSRSWKAAITGAELYRLRKEFGVAEEWLYVLMKTADDHKLIWHAFDPVSNQWQRLPLMPGINHRRGECRSGVSGIGLGDLVSAGIRISDAIRGWFGHKDLLDSIPFCGCAIGTVDGCLYVLGGFSRAFAMKSVWKYDPIVNSWQEVSPMSTGRAFCKTSLLNNKLYVVGGVSKGKDGLTPLQSVEVFDPATGVWAELPDMTFSKAQALPTAFLAELLKPIATGMTSYRGKLYVPQSLYSWPFFVDVGGETFDPEANSWAEMPVGMGEGWPARQAGTKLSAVVDGDLYALEPSTSSDSGKIKIYDPQEDTWKVAVSQVPVGDFAESESPYLLVGFLGKLHLIIKDVDNTINIMQTARLKPTDVAASSAGTTCQNPDVSLEQETDVWKAIATKNIAVAEIVSCQVLSI, encoded by the coding sequence ATGGGGGCGTTCTTGAGCTCCCAAGCCAGCAAGAACCAGCCACGGGAGCACGGCGAAGCTCCGGGACCAGAATCCTCCAAGAAGCTGCGGCTGTCGTCGATTCCTCCTTATGGCCATGACCACccgcggcttatccccgggCTCCCGGACGAGATCTCGCTGCAAATCCTCGCGAGGATGCCGAGGATCGGGTACCTCAAGGCCAAGATGGTCTCCCGGAGCTGGAAGGCCGCCATTACTGGCGCGGAGCTGTACCGTCTTCGGAAGGAGTTTGGCGTGGCCGAAGAGTGGCTCTACGTACTGATGAAAACAGCAGATGATCACAAGCTGATTTGGCACGCTTTTGATCCGGTTAGCAACCAATGGCAGAGGCTGCCACTCATGCCTGGGATCAATCATCGAAGAGGAGAGTGCAGGAGTGGTGTCTCCGGGATAGGATTGGGGGATCTGGTGAGTGCCGGCATCAGGATCTCCGATGCTATCAGAGGCTGGTTTGGTCACAAGGATTTGTTAGACAGTATACCGTTCTGCGGCTGCGCCATTGGCACCGTTGATGGCTGCCTTTATGTTTTGGGCGGCTTCTCTAGAGCTTTCGCGATGAAGTCTGTGTGGAAGTATGACCCCATTGTCAATTCATGGCAGGAGGTGAGCCCAATGAGCACTGGGCGTGCCTTTTGCAAGACTAGCCTGTTAAACAACAAGCTGTACGTTGTTGGTGGTGTGAGCAAAGGCAAGGACGGGTTAACTCCACTCCAATCTGTCGAAGTGTTTGACCCGGCAACCGGGGTTTGGGCAGAATTGCCAGATATGACATTCTCCAAAGCGCAAGCTCTACCGACTGCCTTCCTAGCTGAGCTACTGAAGCCAATTGCTACTGGAATGACCTCATACAGAGGGAAGCTATATGTTCCTCAGAGCCTTTATTCCTGGCCCTTCTTTGTTGATGTTGGTGGGGAGACATTTGATCCTGAGGCAAATTCATGGGCAGAAATGCCTGTGGGCATGGGTGAGGGTTGGCCTGCAAGGCAGGCTGGAACAAAATTAAGTGCTGTTGTAGATGGGGACCTGTATGCCTTGGAGCCATCAACTTCTTCTGACAGCGGTAAGATAAAGATCTATGATCCTCAGGAGGATACTTGGAAGGTTGCTGTAAGCCAGGTACCTGTTGGGGACTTTGCCGAGTCAGAAAGTCCGTACTTGCTAGTAGGATTTCTTGGGAAGCTCCATTTGATCATCAAGGATGTGGACAACACAATCAACATTATGCAAACAGCCCGTCTGAAGCCTACGGATGTGGCAGCCTCTTCGGCTGGCACAACCTGCCAAAACCCAGATGTCTCCTTGGAGCAGGAAACAGATGTTTGGAAAGCCATTGCGACGAAGAATATTGCAGTTGCTGAAATCGTCAGCTGCCAGGTTCTCAGCATATGA
- the LOC112874601 gene encoding pentatricopeptide repeat-containing protein At4g26680, mitochondrial-like isoform X1 translates to MCNSILLLLQNSKVGSLLAGLIAGPSTLLSGPGTQHTSLAIYILMRGLSLHFPSPNLQRITSQNQMAHWISVGWEGGSCFPGLLRQQSPSNLSGAKTTPPNFMKEQRTYFADVGASLSCQWKIGPMEPKLPPPPRALPLPHFTLPPLAGEGHLFVAALRSHISASPTPTAASLSRFLPGLTPLRLTHLLLLLGPLLAKGIPHDLLAALLPLPPPPLPLAVLLHSLPPRRCNELLASVLPSVSPHAFPDLLHHVLLTARLASTTQSAPAVLALDVLFSSCARNKKLSRATLAYRSMRAHGLLPTVVSCNVFISAALRLRRPEIAVSFFREMRRCRMSPNVYTANMVMRAHCALGRVAEAAQVLDEMSDLGICRTPTSFNTLIATYCKDDGGMELAFRLKKRMEQEGLMPNEVTYNAILHGLCKKGNMCRANQLVGEMRANGVEPNTVTFNTLIHGYVRLGDNESASRVHEEMVKAGVGVDMVTYNALILGLCNEGKVKKAGHLVQELCRTKLEPNASTFMSLIVGQWKRQNSERALDLLNAMKKSGFHPNYDAYKMVVSTFCKNKDFEGALDILKDMLARCMAPEMDLLHEFFEGLSEAKKLHLVEDLRSVANGARFIPDVYYTGDYRNKDKEKNEC, encoded by the exons ATGTGTAACTCTATACTCTTGTTACTTCAGAACAGCAAGGTGGGGTCACTCTTAGCTGGGTTGATTGCTGGTCCTTCTACGCTCCTGAGTGGACCAGGAACTCAACATACTAGTTTGGCTATATACATTCTCATGCGTGGCCTCTCTCTTCATTTTCCTAGTCCAAACCTGCAACGGATCACCTCCCAAAATCAAATGGCTCATTGGATTTCAGTTGGCTGGGAGGGTGGATCATGTTTTCCTGGACTACTTCGACAGCAATCTCCATCAAATCTGTCAGGAGCAA AAACGACTCCTCCAAACTTTATGAAGGAGCAGAGGACATACTTCGCAGACGTCGGCGCCTCTTTGAGCTGCCAGTGGAAGATTGGCCCCATGGAGCCAaaattgccgccgccgccgcgcgcgctgccgctgccgcatTTCACCCTcccgcccctcgccggcgagGGCCACCTCTTCGTGGCAGCGCTTCGCTCCCACATCTCTGCCTCGCCgacccccaccgccgcctcgctcTCCCGCTTCCTCCCGGGCCTCACCCCGCTCCGCCTcacccacctcctcctcctcctcggcccGTTGCTTGCCAAGGGGATCCCACACGACCTCCTCGCCGCGCTCCTCCCTTTGCCTCCTCCGCCGCTCCCGCTCGCCGTCCTGCTCCACTCCCTTCCGCCGCGCCGCTGCAACGAGCTCCTCGCTTCAGTTCTCCCCTCCGTCTCGCCGCATGCCTTCCCGGACCTCCTACACCACGTCCTCCTAACCGCCCGCCTCGCCAGCACAACACAGAGCGCCCCTGCAGTGCTAGCCCTTGACGTCCTCTTCTCCTCATGCGCGCGGAACAAGAAGCTCTCCCGAGCCACGCTTGCCTACCGCTCCATGCGCGCGCACGGCCTGCTACCAACCGTCGTCTCCTGCAACGTCTTCATCTCGGCCGCACTGCGGTTGCGGCGCCCCGAGATCGCCGTCTCTTTCTTCCGGGAGATGCGCCGGTGCCGGATGTCGCCCAACGTGTACACGGCCAACATGGTGATGCGCGCACACTGTGCCCTGGGGCGTGTCGCGGAGGCAGCCCAGGTGCTCGATGAAATGTCAGACTTGGGGATTTGTAGAACGCCAACCAGTTTCAACACGCTAATTGCCACGTACTGCAAGGACGATGGTGGAATGGAGCTCGCCTTTAGGCTAAAGAAGAGGATGGAGCAGGAGGGGCTCATGCCGAACGAGGTGACATACAACGCGATCTTGCATGGATTGTGCAAGAAGGGAAACATGTGCCGGGCAAACCAGTTGGTGGGTGAGATGAGGGCAAACGGGGTGGAGCCAAACACGGTTACGTTCAATACACTGATTCATGGATATGTGAGGCTCGGCGATAACGAGTCGGCATCAAGGGTTCATGAGGAGATGGTGAAGGCTGGTGTGGGGGTAGATATGGTGACATATAATGCACTTATTCTTGGGCTATGCAATGAAGGAAAGGTGAAGAAGGCCGGGCATTTGGTTCAGGAGCTTTGCAGGACAAAGCTTGAGCCGAATGCGTCAACTTTCATGTCATTGATTGTTGGGCAATGGAAGAGGCAGAACTCGGAGCGAGCACTGGATCTATTAAATGCAATGAAAAAAAGTGGCTTCCATCCGAATTATGATGCATATAAGATGGTTGTATCCACTTTCTGCAAGAACAAGGATTTTGAAGGAGCACTTGATATCTTGAAGGATATGCTTGCAAGGTGCATGGCTCCAGAAATGGACTTGTTGCATGAATTCTTTGAAGGCCTCTCTGAAGCTAAAAAACTGCACCTGGTGGAGGACCTCCGTTCAGTGGCCAACGGTGCAAGGTTTATTCCTGATGTCTACTATACTGGTGATTATAGGAATAAAGATAAAGAGAAGAACGAATGTTAA
- the LOC112874604 gene encoding pentatricopeptide repeat-containing protein At4g26680, mitochondrial-like produces MKEQRTYFADVGASLSCQWKIGPMEPKLPPPPRALPLPHFTLPPLAGEGHLFVAALRSHISASPTPTAASLSRFLPGLTPLRLTHLLLLLGPLLAKGIPHDLLAALLPLPPPPLPLAVLLHSLPPRRCNELLASVLPSVSPHAFPDLLHHVLLTARLASTTQSAPAVLALDVLFSSCARNKKLSRATLAYRSMRAHGLLPTVVSCNVFISAALRLRRPEIAVSFFREMRRCRMSPNVYTANMVMRAHCALGRVAEAAQVLDEMSDLGICRTPTSFNTLIATYCKDDGGMELAFRLKKRMEQEGLMPNEVTYNAILHGLCKKGNMCRANQLVGEMRANGVEPNTVTFNTLIHGYVRLGDNESASRVHEEMVKAGVGVDMVTYNALILGLCNEGKVKKAGHLVQELCRTKLEPNASTFMSLIVGQWKRQNSERALDLLNAMKKSGFHPNYDAYKMVVSTFCKNKDFEGALDILKDMLARCMAPEMDLLHEFFEGLSEAKKLHLVEDLRSVANGARFIPDVYYTGDYRNKDKEKNEC; encoded by the coding sequence ATGAAGGAGCAGAGGACATACTTCGCAGACGTCGGCGCCTCTTTGAGCTGCCAGTGGAAGATTGGCCCCATGGAGCCAaaattgccgccgccgccgcgcgcgctgccgctgccgcatTTCACCCTcccgcccctcgccggcgagGGCCACCTCTTCGTGGCAGCGCTTCGCTCCCACATCTCTGCCTCGCCgacccccaccgccgcctcgctcTCCCGCTTCCTCCCGGGCCTCACCCCGCTCCGCCTcacccacctcctcctcctcctcggcccGTTGCTTGCCAAGGGGATCCCACACGACCTCCTCGCCGCGCTCCTCCCTTTGCCTCCTCCGCCGCTCCCGCTCGCCGTCCTGCTCCACTCCCTTCCGCCGCGCCGCTGCAACGAGCTCCTCGCTTCAGTTCTCCCCTCCGTCTCGCCGCATGCCTTCCCGGACCTCCTACACCACGTCCTCCTAACCGCCCGCCTCGCCAGCACAACACAGAGCGCCCCTGCAGTGCTAGCCCTTGACGTCCTCTTCTCCTCATGCGCGCGGAACAAGAAGCTCTCCCGAGCCACGCTTGCCTACCGCTCCATGCGCGCGCACGGCCTGCTACCAACCGTCGTCTCCTGCAACGTCTTCATCTCGGCCGCACTGCGGTTGCGGCGCCCCGAGATCGCCGTCTCTTTCTTCCGGGAGATGCGCCGGTGCCGGATGTCGCCCAACGTGTACACGGCCAACATGGTGATGCGCGCACACTGTGCCCTGGGGCGTGTCGCGGAGGCAGCCCAGGTGCTCGATGAAATGTCAGACTTGGGGATTTGTAGAACGCCAACCAGTTTCAACACGCTAATTGCCACGTACTGCAAGGACGATGGTGGAATGGAGCTCGCCTTTAGGCTAAAGAAGAGGATGGAGCAGGAGGGGCTCATGCCGAACGAGGTGACATACAACGCGATCTTGCATGGATTGTGCAAGAAGGGAAACATGTGCCGGGCAAACCAGTTGGTGGGTGAGATGAGGGCAAACGGGGTGGAGCCAAACACGGTTACGTTCAATACACTGATTCATGGATATGTGAGGCTCGGCGATAACGAGTCGGCATCAAGGGTTCATGAGGAGATGGTGAAGGCTGGTGTGGGGGTAGATATGGTGACATATAATGCACTTATTCTTGGGCTATGCAATGAAGGAAAGGTGAAGAAGGCCGGGCATTTGGTTCAGGAGCTTTGCAGGACAAAGCTTGAGCCGAATGCGTCAACTTTCATGTCATTGATTGTTGGGCAATGGAAGAGGCAGAACTCGGAGCGAGCACTGGATCTATTAAATGCAATGAAAAAAAGTGGCTTCCATCCGAATTATGATGCATATAAGATGGTTGTATCCACTTTCTGCAAGAACAAGGATTTTGAAGGAGCACTTGATATCTTGAAGGATATGCTTGCAAGGTGCATGGCTCCAGAAATGGACTTGTTGCATGAATTCTTTGAAGGCCTCTCTGAAGCTAAAAAACTGCACCTGGTGGAGGACCTCCGTTCAGTGGCCAACGGTGCAAGGTTTATTCCTGATGTCTACTATACTGGTGATTATAGGAATAAAGATAAAGAGAAGAACGAATGTTAA
- the LOC112874601 gene encoding pentatricopeptide repeat-containing protein At4g26680, mitochondrial-like isoform X3, whose translation MCNSILLLLQNSKVGSLLAGLIAGPSTLLSGPGTQHTSLAIYILMRGLSLHFPSPNLQRITSQNQMAHWISVGWEGGSCFPGLLRQQSPSNLSGAKTTPPNFMKEQRTYFADVGASLSCQWKIGPMEPKLPPPPRALPLPHFTLPPLAGEGHLFVAALRSHISASPTPTAASLSRFLPGLTPLRLTHLLLLLGPLLAKGIPHDLLAALLPLPPPPLPLAVLLHSLPPRRCNELLASVLPSVSPHAFPDLLHHVLLTARLASTTQSAPAVLALDVLFSSCARNKKLSRATLAYRSMRAHGLLPTVVSCNVFISAALRLRRPEIAVSFFREMRRCRMSPNVYTANMVMRAHCALGRVAEAAQVLDEMSDLGICRTPTSFNTLIATYCKDDGGMELAFRLKKRMEQEGLMPNEVTYNAILHGLCKKGNMCRANQLVGEMRANGVEPNTVTFNTLIHGYVRLGDNESASRVHEEMVKAGVGVDMVTYNALILGLCNEGKVKKAGHLVQELCRTKLEPNASTFMSLIVGQWKRQNSERALDLLNAMKKSGFHPNYDAYKMVVSTFCKNKDFEGALDILKDMLARCMAPEMDLLHEFFEGLSEAKKLHLVEDLRSVANGAST comes from the exons ATGTGTAACTCTATACTCTTGTTACTTCAGAACAGCAAGGTGGGGTCACTCTTAGCTGGGTTGATTGCTGGTCCTTCTACGCTCCTGAGTGGACCAGGAACTCAACATACTAGTTTGGCTATATACATTCTCATGCGTGGCCTCTCTCTTCATTTTCCTAGTCCAAACCTGCAACGGATCACCTCCCAAAATCAAATGGCTCATTGGATTTCAGTTGGCTGGGAGGGTGGATCATGTTTTCCTGGACTACTTCGACAGCAATCTCCATCAAATCTGTCAGGAGCAA AAACGACTCCTCCAAACTTTATGAAGGAGCAGAGGACATACTTCGCAGACGTCGGCGCCTCTTTGAGCTGCCAGTGGAAGATTGGCCCCATGGAGCCAaaattgccgccgccgccgcgcgcgctgccgctgccgcatTTCACCCTcccgcccctcgccggcgagGGCCACCTCTTCGTGGCAGCGCTTCGCTCCCACATCTCTGCCTCGCCgacccccaccgccgcctcgctcTCCCGCTTCCTCCCGGGCCTCACCCCGCTCCGCCTcacccacctcctcctcctcctcggcccGTTGCTTGCCAAGGGGATCCCACACGACCTCCTCGCCGCGCTCCTCCCTTTGCCTCCTCCGCCGCTCCCGCTCGCCGTCCTGCTCCACTCCCTTCCGCCGCGCCGCTGCAACGAGCTCCTCGCTTCAGTTCTCCCCTCCGTCTCGCCGCATGCCTTCCCGGACCTCCTACACCACGTCCTCCTAACCGCCCGCCTCGCCAGCACAACACAGAGCGCCCCTGCAGTGCTAGCCCTTGACGTCCTCTTCTCCTCATGCGCGCGGAACAAGAAGCTCTCCCGAGCCACGCTTGCCTACCGCTCCATGCGCGCGCACGGCCTGCTACCAACCGTCGTCTCCTGCAACGTCTTCATCTCGGCCGCACTGCGGTTGCGGCGCCCCGAGATCGCCGTCTCTTTCTTCCGGGAGATGCGCCGGTGCCGGATGTCGCCCAACGTGTACACGGCCAACATGGTGATGCGCGCACACTGTGCCCTGGGGCGTGTCGCGGAGGCAGCCCAGGTGCTCGATGAAATGTCAGACTTGGGGATTTGTAGAACGCCAACCAGTTTCAACACGCTAATTGCCACGTACTGCAAGGACGATGGTGGAATGGAGCTCGCCTTTAGGCTAAAGAAGAGGATGGAGCAGGAGGGGCTCATGCCGAACGAGGTGACATACAACGCGATCTTGCATGGATTGTGCAAGAAGGGAAACATGTGCCGGGCAAACCAGTTGGTGGGTGAGATGAGGGCAAACGGGGTGGAGCCAAACACGGTTACGTTCAATACACTGATTCATGGATATGTGAGGCTCGGCGATAACGAGTCGGCATCAAGGGTTCATGAGGAGATGGTGAAGGCTGGTGTGGGGGTAGATATGGTGACATATAATGCACTTATTCTTGGGCTATGCAATGAAGGAAAGGTGAAGAAGGCCGGGCATTTGGTTCAGGAGCTTTGCAGGACAAAGCTTGAGCCGAATGCGTCAACTTTCATGTCATTGATTGTTGGGCAATGGAAGAGGCAGAACTCGGAGCGAGCACTGGATCTATTAAATGCAATGAAAAAAAGTGGCTTCCATCCGAATTATGATGCATATAAGATGGTTGTATCCACTTTCTGCAAGAACAAGGATTTTGAAGGAGCACTTGATATCTTGAAGGATATGCTTGCAAGGTGCATGGCTCCAGAAATGGACTTGTTGCATGAATTCTTTGAAGGCCTCTCTGAAGCTAAAAAACTGCACCTGGTGGAGGACCTCCGTTCAGTGGCCAACGGTGCAAG CACCTAG
- the LOC112874601 gene encoding pentatricopeptide repeat-containing protein At4g26680, mitochondrial-like isoform X2, protein MCNSILLLLQNSKVGSLLAGLIAGPSTLLSGPGTQHTSLAIYILMRGLSLHFPSPNLQRITSQNQMAHWISVGWEGGSCFPGLLRQQSPSNLSGAKTTPPNFMKEQRTYFADVGASLSCQWKIGPMEPKLPPPPRALPLPHFTLPPLAGEGHLFVAALRSHISASPTPTAASLSRFLPGLTPLRLTHLLLLLGPLLAKGIPHDLLAALLPLPPPPLPLAVLLHSLPPRRCNELLASVLPSVSPHAFPDLLHHVLLTARLASTTQSAPAVLALDVLFSSCARNKKLSRATLAYRSMRAHGLLPTVVSCNVFISAALRLRRPEIAVSFFREMRRCRMSPNVYTANMVMRAHCALGRVAEAAQVLDEMSDLGICRTPTSFNTLIATYCKDDGGMELAFRLKKRMEQEGLMPNEVTYNAILHGLCKKGNMCRANQLVGEMRANGVEPNTVTFNTLIHGYVRLGDNESASRVHEEMVKAGVGVDMVTYNALILGLCNEGKVKKAGHLVQELCRTKLEPNASTFMSLIVGQWKRQNSERALDLLNAMKKSGFHPNYDAYKMVVSTFCKNKDFEGALDILKDMLARCMAPEMDLLHEFFEGLSEAKKLHLVEDLRSVANGARFIPDVYYTGDYRNKDKEKNEC, encoded by the exons ATGTGTAACTCTATACTCTTGTTACTTCAGAACAGCAAGGTGGGGTCACTCTTAGCTGGGTTGATTGCTGGTCCTTCTACGCTCCTGAGTGGACCAGGAACTCAAC ATACTAGTTTGGCTATATACATTCTCATGCGTGGCCTCTCTCTTCATTTTCCTAGTCCAAACCTGCAACGGATCACCTCCCAAAATCAAATGGCTCATTGGATTTCAGTTGGCTGGGAGGGTGGATCATGTTTTCCTGGACTACTTCGACAGCAATCTCCATCAAATCTGTCAGGAGCAA AAACGACTCCTCCAAACTTTATGAAGGAGCAGAGGACATACTTCGCAGACGTCGGCGCCTCTTTGAGCTGCCAGTGGAAGATTGGCCCCATGGAGCCAaaattgccgccgccgccgcgcgcgctgccgctgccgcatTTCACCCTcccgcccctcgccggcgagGGCCACCTCTTCGTGGCAGCGCTTCGCTCCCACATCTCTGCCTCGCCgacccccaccgccgcctcgctcTCCCGCTTCCTCCCGGGCCTCACCCCGCTCCGCCTcacccacctcctcctcctcctcggcccGTTGCTTGCCAAGGGGATCCCACACGACCTCCTCGCCGCGCTCCTCCCTTTGCCTCCTCCGCCGCTCCCGCTCGCCGTCCTGCTCCACTCCCTTCCGCCGCGCCGCTGCAACGAGCTCCTCGCTTCAGTTCTCCCCTCCGTCTCGCCGCATGCCTTCCCGGACCTCCTACACCACGTCCTCCTAACCGCCCGCCTCGCCAGCACAACACAGAGCGCCCCTGCAGTGCTAGCCCTTGACGTCCTCTTCTCCTCATGCGCGCGGAACAAGAAGCTCTCCCGAGCCACGCTTGCCTACCGCTCCATGCGCGCGCACGGCCTGCTACCAACCGTCGTCTCCTGCAACGTCTTCATCTCGGCCGCACTGCGGTTGCGGCGCCCCGAGATCGCCGTCTCTTTCTTCCGGGAGATGCGCCGGTGCCGGATGTCGCCCAACGTGTACACGGCCAACATGGTGATGCGCGCACACTGTGCCCTGGGGCGTGTCGCGGAGGCAGCCCAGGTGCTCGATGAAATGTCAGACTTGGGGATTTGTAGAACGCCAACCAGTTTCAACACGCTAATTGCCACGTACTGCAAGGACGATGGTGGAATGGAGCTCGCCTTTAGGCTAAAGAAGAGGATGGAGCAGGAGGGGCTCATGCCGAACGAGGTGACATACAACGCGATCTTGCATGGATTGTGCAAGAAGGGAAACATGTGCCGGGCAAACCAGTTGGTGGGTGAGATGAGGGCAAACGGGGTGGAGCCAAACACGGTTACGTTCAATACACTGATTCATGGATATGTGAGGCTCGGCGATAACGAGTCGGCATCAAGGGTTCATGAGGAGATGGTGAAGGCTGGTGTGGGGGTAGATATGGTGACATATAATGCACTTATTCTTGGGCTATGCAATGAAGGAAAGGTGAAGAAGGCCGGGCATTTGGTTCAGGAGCTTTGCAGGACAAAGCTTGAGCCGAATGCGTCAACTTTCATGTCATTGATTGTTGGGCAATGGAAGAGGCAGAACTCGGAGCGAGCACTGGATCTATTAAATGCAATGAAAAAAAGTGGCTTCCATCCGAATTATGATGCATATAAGATGGTTGTATCCACTTTCTGCAAGAACAAGGATTTTGAAGGAGCACTTGATATCTTGAAGGATATGCTTGCAAGGTGCATGGCTCCAGAAATGGACTTGTTGCATGAATTCTTTGAAGGCCTCTCTGAAGCTAAAAAACTGCACCTGGTGGAGGACCTCCGTTCAGTGGCCAACGGTGCAAGGTTTATTCCTGATGTCTACTATACTGGTGATTATAGGAATAAAGATAAAGAGAAGAACGAATGTTAA